A single genomic interval of uncultured Pseudodesulfovibrio sp. harbors:
- a CDS encoding glycosyltransferase family 2 protein, whose amino-acid sequence MVKISVHTPVYNASEHLAECLDSILSQTLSDFEVICVNDGSTDDSLDILNAYACKDARIKVFDQGRNTGTLQARKRIFEEATGEYMAFIDADDLAQPEMLEELYGKAIETDSDFVQCGATILDKDNTLSKDIFEQYNSYFSNVTRFAATGEDIFQAYGKKIKNNFWVSLFKRDVYKAIIPHIPDAPIPHGNDNILLFMLMFFSKNYTSLHKNLYRYRASGTTSNLTIPSPGKAAAHIVSRGRVIKLAQDFLLTQNPEQDLKQPPFSTLKNNTFAYTVRLMDRCLETHPEEKEQLHSLLREHFGSIAEEHLSERTEKGSFEIQQKIDTMEQEEKPTFHPIEEFVNTPVLHRIYRTLPRPFRKLLTWIKYSVLLPVAYGPSTVRDYWAIRQSGLFLPAYYEYQNPRFRELGASPIFHYLNHGAKEGTNPNPFFHTTWYLDNNPDVKNSDMNPLVHYVRYGWKERRQPGPAFKLGTYYKNRPDVQESRIEPLRHFLLYGTIEGGTGIKPPKQQSA is encoded by the coding sequence ATGGTAAAAATATCCGTACATACACCAGTCTACAATGCATCGGAACATCTCGCCGAATGTCTGGATTCCATACTGTCGCAGACCCTTTCAGATTTTGAAGTGATATGCGTCAACGACGGAAGTACAGATGACTCTCTGGACATCCTCAATGCCTACGCTTGCAAGGACGCCCGGATCAAAGTCTTCGACCAGGGCAGGAATACCGGCACCCTGCAAGCCAGAAAGCGCATCTTCGAAGAAGCCACAGGCGAATACATGGCTTTCATCGACGCAGATGACCTGGCTCAGCCGGAAATGTTGGAGGAGTTGTATGGGAAAGCGATTGAAACCGATTCGGACTTCGTACAGTGCGGCGCAACGATCCTGGATAAAGACAATACTCTTTCCAAAGACATCTTCGAACAATATAATAGCTATTTCAGCAACGTGACCCGCTTCGCCGCGACAGGCGAGGATATCTTCCAAGCATATGGGAAAAAAATAAAAAACAATTTCTGGGTCAGCCTGTTCAAACGGGATGTATACAAGGCAATCATTCCCCACATCCCCGACGCCCCCATTCCCCACGGCAACGACAACATTCTCCTCTTCATGCTGATGTTTTTCTCAAAAAACTATACCTCACTGCACAAAAACCTCTACCGCTACAGGGCAAGCGGGACAACTTCGAACCTGACAATCCCCAGCCCGGGAAAAGCAGCAGCCCACATCGTCAGCCGAGGAAGGGTCATCAAACTCGCTCAAGACTTCCTGCTCACGCAAAATCCGGAGCAGGATCTCAAACAACCTCCTTTCTCAACCTTGAAAAACAATACGTTCGCCTACACGGTTCGTCTCATGGATCGCTGTCTCGAGACGCATCCCGAAGAGAAAGAACAGCTCCACTCCCTCTTGAGGGAGCACTTCGGTTCCATTGCCGAAGAACACCTTAGCGAACGCACTGAAAAAGGTTCCTTTGAGATTCAGCAAAAAATTGACACCATGGAACAGGAAGAAAAGCCAACGTTCCACCCCATTGAGGAGTTTGTGAACACTCCGGTCCTGCACAGAATCTACCGGACATTGCCTCGGCCTTTCAGAAAACTGCTCACCTGGATAAAATACAGCGTCCTCCTTCCCGTCGCCTATGGTCCGAGTACCGTTCGCGACTATTGGGCCATACGGCAATCAGGATTGTTCCTTCCGGCCTACTATGAATACCAAAACCCGAGATTCAGGGAGTTGGGAGCATCCCCGATTTTTCATTACCTCAATCATGGCGCAAAAGAGGGAACCAACCCCAATCCGTTCTTTCACACGACCTGGTATCTGGACAATAATCCTGACGTCAAAAACAGTGACATGAATCCACTCGTCCACTATGTCCGATATGGTTGGAAGGAAAGAAGGCAACCCGGTCCCGCATTCAAATTGGGAACCTACTATAAAAACCGACCGGACGTGCAGGAGTCTCGAATTGAACCGCTCCGGCATTTTCTTCTGTATGGCACCATTGAAGGCGGCACAGGAATCAAGCCCCCCAAACAGCAGTCTGCGTAA
- a CDS encoding ABC transporter permease: MLNLLLFKSAANLRTEVSRYYLNYLWWIIEPILSMAVFYLVFGIFLNRGTEHYVAFLLVGLAGWNWFARSVQNISTSIYQARDLMQYIKIPKSFFPLEIFLQDAFKNAFVVALLLLFLIVYPTPVSITWLALPVIMAVQALLILATGMLCAALIPFVQDLKFIVSTAIHLLFFGSGVFYRIEDVVLPKHQFLLQLNPVVGLLRAYRESLIYATWPDWIYLTKVTLASGLLLCCAVWLLRRFDRVYPRICQQ, encoded by the coding sequence ATGCTAAATCTTCTTCTTTTCAAATCAGCGGCCAACCTTCGCACCGAAGTCTCCCGCTACTATCTAAATTACCTCTGGTGGATCATTGAACCCATCCTGAGCATGGCGGTCTTTTATCTTGTTTTCGGCATCTTCCTGAACAGGGGGACGGAACACTATGTCGCCTTCCTGCTTGTCGGCCTTGCCGGCTGGAACTGGTTTGCCCGAAGCGTTCAGAACATTTCCACCAGCATCTACCAAGCGCGGGACCTGATGCAGTACATCAAAATCCCGAAATCTTTTTTTCCCCTTGAAATATTCCTGCAAGACGCTTTCAAAAACGCCTTTGTCGTGGCCCTGTTGCTGCTGTTCCTCATCGTGTACCCGACCCCGGTGTCAATCACATGGCTCGCGCTCCCGGTCATCATGGCTGTCCAGGCCCTGCTCATCCTTGCCACGGGAATGCTGTGTGCAGCGCTCATTCCCTTTGTGCAGGACCTGAAATTCATCGTATCCACGGCAATCCATTTGCTGTTTTTCGGATCGGGCGTTTTCTACCGCATCGAGGACGTCGTCCTTCCCAAGCACCAGTTTTTGTTGCAACTGAACCCGGTCGTGGGGTTGCTCCGGGCGTACCGGGAGTCCCTGATCTACGCAACATGGCCCGATTGGATTTATCTGACCAAAGTCACGCTTGCTTCCGGCCTGTTGTTGTGCTGCGCCGTATGGCTCCTTCGCCGTTTTGATCGTGTTTACCCGAGGATATGCCAGCAATGA
- a CDS encoding ATP-binding cassette domain-containing protein: MMNTPLITLENVGCRYKYRKSRFSFGHHDALKDINMTLHRGETLGVIGRNGAGKSTLLRLVAGIIEPDFGRIITPQPVTVSLLTLQIGFSNELSGRDNAILGAMLLGHSKKEALERVEDIKDFSELDTWFEEPIKFYSSGMRARLGFAVAIEMCPDVLLVDEVLGVGDESFRKKSTRAMKEKMNSDQTVLFVSHNLNTLKELCPRTMYIENGVTRMVGETEDVIQRYLDTLNQG, from the coding sequence ATGATGAACACCCCACTAATCACACTGGAAAATGTCGGCTGCCGATACAAGTATCGCAAAAGCCGTTTCAGCTTCGGCCACCACGATGCACTCAAAGATATCAATATGACCCTCCATCGGGGGGAAACTCTCGGCGTCATAGGCCGCAATGGCGCGGGAAAATCAACCCTGCTCCGACTGGTAGCCGGCATCATCGAACCGGACTTTGGACGAATCATTACCCCGCAGCCCGTCACAGTATCCCTGCTTACGCTGCAAATCGGTTTTTCCAATGAACTCAGCGGGCGAGACAACGCCATTCTCGGCGCAATGCTTCTCGGGCATTCCAAAAAGGAAGCTCTGGAACGAGTTGAGGATATCAAGGATTTTTCTGAACTCGATACTTGGTTCGAAGAGCCGATAAAATTTTATTCATCAGGCATGAGGGCAAGACTGGGCTTTGCCGTCGCCATAGAAATGTGCCCCGATGTGCTGCTCGTGGACGAAGTGCTTGGCGTGGGCGATGAGTCCTTTCGAAAAAAGTCGACCCGTGCCATGAAAGAAAAAATGAATTCCGACCAAACCGTACTCTTTGTCTCGCACAACCTGAACACGCTCAAGGAACTCTGTCCCCGGACCATGTACATAGAAAACGGCGTGACCAGAATGGTGGGAGAGACTGAAGACGTTATACAGCGATATCTGGACACCCTGAACCAGGGTTAA
- a CDS encoding glucosyltransferase domain-containing protein: MTFRFWEIDISVAITEWWKSLDKKYKFAFTACLVCNVFVYWLFISHYMMHNHGLRFPWINPHDQLFAGRWFAVFFYSLTGFANVPVLQQALGIILNTSTAFIVLHLWGTKKSSTYVLACTALILTIYPANLAAFYYTWQVNIFAGAMLLCALGQWAASSLSPIRVIAGSLLTTLGIATYQPSLSTAITIALSCWIVSLIKHKDRPFRIADHWSPMVPQALAILLGGLGYIASLHMLGIEVGSAHSLKTVPLNELPFRVIVVATESLKALWYTQPEIQTTTRISLLVAVAGAILLTISLFLRASNRLIRTPLIIACIIAMILGTKTMFLLSSNNAFWQYRYNFALGYFYAFCFYILLTQVHLPLLKNAVLGLTILTIVLFAQADLVRQGVLLRGEMHDLALANRMLDRVEQLPDIDFSKEYFFVRIGNYPAVRSKALKSRNHAFDRGGDGHMDIGEISALWTPATVFQSLGSKIRWKGLVYMPDFKKKIAAAKQVALDQGRKPWPHSSSIFIYKDWVVAYMR, translated from the coding sequence ATGACTTTTCGTTTCTGGGAGATAGACATCTCCGTCGCAATCACAGAATGGTGGAAATCGCTTGATAAAAAATACAAGTTCGCATTCACCGCATGTCTGGTATGCAACGTCTTCGTCTACTGGTTGTTCATTTCACACTATATGATGCACAATCACGGACTCCGTTTCCCCTGGATCAATCCGCATGACCAGTTATTTGCCGGACGATGGTTCGCCGTCTTCTTTTATTCCCTCACTGGTTTTGCCAACGTCCCAGTGCTCCAACAGGCCCTCGGCATCATCCTCAACACCTCCACAGCTTTTATTGTGCTCCACTTATGGGGAACAAAGAAATCCAGCACATACGTACTTGCCTGCACGGCATTGATCCTGACGATATATCCAGCCAACCTCGCCGCCTTCTATTATACGTGGCAGGTCAATATCTTCGCCGGAGCCATGCTTTTATGTGCTCTCGGCCAGTGGGCAGCTTCCTCCCTTTCGCCAATCCGAGTCATCGCAGGCAGCCTGCTCACGACCCTGGGAATCGCGACCTACCAGCCAAGCCTCAGCACCGCCATCACCATAGCTCTCTCCTGTTGGATAGTGAGTCTAATAAAACACAAGGACCGCCCCTTTCGCATCGCGGACCACTGGTCGCCCATGGTCCCCCAAGCCCTTGCAATTCTACTTGGCGGGCTGGGCTATATCGCCAGCCTCCACATGCTGGGAATTGAAGTAGGCTCTGCCCACAGCCTCAAAACGGTGCCGTTGAACGAACTTCCGTTCAGAGTGATTGTCGTCGCGACAGAAAGCCTGAAAGCCCTTTGGTATACCCAACCGGAAATTCAGACCACGACACGAATCAGCCTGCTTGTTGCCGTGGCAGGAGCAATACTCCTCACAATCTCTCTTTTCCTGCGAGCATCGAACAGGTTGATCCGCACACCACTGATCATCGCCTGCATCATTGCCATGATCTTGGGAACCAAAACAATGTTCCTGCTCTCCAGCAACAATGCCTTCTGGCAGTACAGGTACAACTTCGCACTCGGCTATTTTTACGCATTCTGTTTTTACATCCTGCTTACTCAAGTCCACCTGCCTCTGCTCAAAAATGCAGTCTTGGGTTTGACCATTCTCACCATCGTCTTGTTTGCCCAGGCCGACCTCGTCCGACAGGGAGTCCTGCTCCGGGGGGAAATGCACGATCTTGCTCTGGCCAACAGGATGCTTGACCGGGTCGAACAACTTCCCGACATCGATTTTTCCAAAGAATACTTTTTCGTACGTATCGGCAATTATCCGGCAGTCCGTTCCAAGGCCCTCAAGTCACGTAATCATGCTTTCGACAGGGGCGGCGATGGACACATGGACATCGGTGAAATTTCGGCTTTGTGGACTCCGGCGACGGTTTTCCAATCCCTTGGCAGCAAAATCCGGTGGAAGGGACTCGTCTACATGCCGGATTTCAAGAAAAAAATTGCGGCAGCAAAACAGGTTGCCCTTGACCAAGGACGTAAACCATGGCCTCACTCCTCCTCCATTTTCATTTACAAGGATTGGGTCGTCGCCTACATGCGTTAG
- a CDS encoding glycosyltransferase family 2 protein yields the protein MTDTPQTTKQTNNAPRLPRVCAVVLNYNGIRHNSRCLHSLLGQDYPALHVLFVDNGSTDDSLSLVKNEFGSQLEYLENNENLYFAAGNNRGIRHALKAGFEYVFIVNNDTELETSCITELTTFMQNHPAAGGCQPLIHQLDEARSHLVASAGVRISLSGRCWDAGTGRPVTTFGSHHREVSGITGGGMFLSDKALYETCGFDESYVMYFEDVDISFRLRKAGYTLHLVPTARMGHRVAATSNEFVPLLRISLCETNSYRLIQTHFPSSLRLRSLLASCGFTLGSTAASILKGDLRKACSLLQGGWQGVKLVWQSFFTPQTAQSNDKLIDSIEQDIWFPPKN from the coding sequence ATGACAGACACACCCCAGACAACCAAACAGACAAATAACGCCCCGCGCCTTCCGCGCGTTTGTGCCGTGGTGCTCAACTACAACGGCATCCGGCACAACTCCCGTTGCCTGCACTCGCTCCTTGGGCAAGACTATCCGGCACTCCACGTCCTCTTCGTGGACAACGGGTCCACGGACGATTCGCTTTCCCTCGTCAAAAACGAATTTGGGAGCCAGCTCGAGTACTTGGAAAACAACGAGAACCTATACTTTGCCGCCGGGAACAACCGGGGAATTCGCCATGCCCTCAAGGCCGGATTCGAATACGTTTTCATCGTCAACAACGACACTGAACTGGAGACTTCGTGCATCACCGAACTCACAACGTTCATGCAAAATCATCCTGCCGCAGGGGGCTGTCAGCCGCTCATCCATCAACTTGATGAAGCGCGCTCACATCTGGTGGCATCAGCCGGGGTCCGGATTTCCCTGAGCGGGCGCTGCTGGGATGCCGGGACAGGGCGACCTGTCACAACCTTTGGCTCGCATCACCGCGAAGTGAGCGGCATCACAGGGGGAGGCATGTTTCTTTCGGACAAAGCCCTTTACGAGACCTGCGGTTTTGACGAAAGCTATGTCATGTATTTTGAAGATGTGGATATCTCTTTCCGGCTAAGAAAGGCCGGTTATACACTCCATCTGGTTCCGACAGCCCGCATGGGGCACCGGGTCGCTGCAACGAGCAATGAATTTGTGCCCTTGCTGCGAATTTCCCTCTGTGAAACGAACAGCTACAGACTCATACAGACCCATTTTCCCTCTTCACTCCGGTTGCGTTCATTGCTGGCGAGTTGCGGCTTTACCCTTGGTTCAACCGCAGCCAGTATTCTGAAGGGCGATCTCCGGAAAGCATGTTCTCTCCTTCAAGGCGGCTGGCAAGGCGTCAAATTGGTCTGGCAATCATTCTTCACACCGCAAACGGCTCAATCCAACGACAAACTCATAGATTCCATCGAGCAGGACATCTGGTTTCCACCCAAAAACTGA
- a CDS encoding MBOAT family O-acyltransferase, translating into MVFSSPVFLYYFLPLLLALYFLAYKADGNKARLPNAILLLGSLFFYFYGANVYIGILLIVTFFCYISVLPTKTALGNKLLLYSGIVVPLSLLAYFKYANFATSQLSPVLADIAAIQLPVTNVALPIGISFFVFQGISYVIDVHRKEARPARSFSMLTLYITMFPQLIAGPIVRYRIIDEQLSERRLSLENFAIGATRFMFGLCKKVILADACAVIADAAFTMPTNELPSSMALLGTLAYTFQIYFDFSAYSDMAIGLGRILGFTFPENFLRPYSATSFTDFWRRWHITLSSWFRDYVYIPLGGSRCGSFRTYANLWIVFLCTGIWHGANWTFVVWGAFNGAMLTLERLFGLRTHKRNQMLWQFLTFTLVCFGWILFRADSIGHALQFTERLLFSNEWAIPPEFRYIFTNFNKIALLCGLFTLFFPKDFVTGKYLENTQGRLRLPSYTAVGLLCLTIVAFRISSMHYSPFIYFQF; encoded by the coding sequence ATGGTCTTTTCATCACCAGTATTTCTGTACTATTTCCTTCCGCTCCTCCTTGCGCTCTATTTTCTCGCATATAAGGCTGATGGCAACAAAGCCCGTCTTCCCAACGCAATCCTGCTACTTGGAAGCCTTTTCTTCTATTTTTACGGGGCCAACGTCTATATCGGCATCCTGCTGATCGTCACTTTTTTTTGCTACATCAGCGTCCTTCCGACCAAGACGGCGTTGGGCAATAAACTCCTGCTTTACTCGGGAATCGTGGTTCCGCTTTCACTGCTAGCCTATTTCAAATACGCCAACTTCGCGACGTCCCAGCTCTCTCCTGTTTTGGCGGACATCGCGGCAATCCAGCTCCCCGTAACCAACGTAGCTCTTCCCATCGGCATATCCTTCTTCGTATTCCAGGGCATATCCTACGTTATCGACGTCCACCGCAAGGAAGCCCGACCGGCGCGGTCCTTTTCAATGCTCACCTTGTACATCACCATGTTTCCCCAATTGATCGCTGGCCCGATCGTCCGTTACCGGATCATTGACGAGCAACTGTCTGAAAGACGGCTCAGTCTGGAGAATTTCGCCATCGGGGCAACGCGCTTCATGTTCGGCCTTTGCAAAAAGGTAATCCTTGCCGACGCCTGTGCAGTTATAGCCGATGCCGCGTTCACCATGCCGACAAACGAACTGCCGTCTTCCATGGCCTTACTGGGAACCTTGGCATACACGTTCCAAATATATTTCGATTTTTCAGCATACTCCGACATGGCCATTGGCTTGGGGCGCATTCTTGGCTTCACCTTTCCCGAAAACTTTCTCCGCCCGTATTCGGCCACTTCATTCACGGACTTCTGGCGTCGGTGGCACATAACGCTCTCTTCCTGGTTTCGAGACTATGTATACATTCCACTCGGAGGATCCCGTTGCGGCAGTTTCAGGACGTACGCCAACCTCTGGATCGTCTTCCTCTGCACGGGCATATGGCATGGAGCCAACTGGACCTTTGTGGTATGGGGAGCTTTTAATGGGGCAATGTTGACCTTGGAACGCCTTTTCGGCCTACGCACGCATAAACGCAATCAAATGTTATGGCAGTTCCTGACCTTCACACTTGTCTGCTTCGGATGGATCCTTTTCAGAGCCGACAGCATCGGACACGCTCTCCAATTTACGGAAAGGCTTCTTTTCAGCAATGAATGGGCGATACCGCCAGAATTCCGCTACATATTTACAAACTTCAACAAAATCGCCCTACTATGCGGATTATTCACCCTTTTCTTCCCCAAGGACTTCGTCACCGGGAAATACCTTGAAAATACCCAAGGCCGACTCCGCCTGCCAAGTTACACGGCCGTCGGCTTATTGTGCCTGACCATAGTGGCATTTCGGATCAGCAGCATGCACTATAGTCCGTTCATCTACTTCCAGTTCTAG
- a CDS encoding glycosyltransferase family 2 protein: protein MSAEEFQPPVDVTFVMPCLDEAKTLPTCIKWALEAAEDLKKDGLSTEILISDNGSTDGSQELARSLGARVTECPHRGYGNALIWGGREARGRYIVMGDSDASYDFRDGAKMVRKLTEGYELCMGTRLKGTIMPGAMPWKNQHIGNPILTGILNLFFRSGLSDAHCGLRAFTKDAFFKMQLESQGMEFASEMVVKAAILNLKRTEIPTTLHKDGRDRPPHLQPWRDGWRHLKFLLVYSPLWLFFIPALLSLLVGGGIIALLLSTPGDALAQFAGLQLGDHWLPIASAILIVGYQFFLLGVVSCELHASQEFVSKRLPWYIKKMHAILSVNNLFIIGGSLLGIGTLLFLYVLILWAGEGFGGLRAMRPLMLSTTALICGSFTFFVGFLFASVESDASPCAVRKTDSQ, encoded by the coding sequence ATGTCCGCAGAAGAATTCCAGCCCCCCGTTGATGTCACCTTTGTCATGCCGTGTCTGGACGAAGCCAAGACTCTGCCCACCTGCATCAAATGGGCCCTCGAGGCGGCAGAAGATTTAAAGAAGGACGGGCTTTCGACAGAAATACTGATCTCTGACAATGGCAGCACCGATGGCAGTCAGGAACTGGCTCGATCCCTTGGTGCCAGGGTAACCGAGTGCCCACACCGGGGATATGGCAATGCGCTCATCTGGGGCGGACGGGAAGCAAGAGGACGATACATCGTCATGGGAGATTCCGACGCATCCTATGACTTCCGCGACGGAGCCAAGATGGTTCGCAAACTGACGGAAGGCTATGAACTATGCATGGGAACCCGCCTCAAGGGGACCATCATGCCAGGAGCGATGCCATGGAAAAACCAGCATATAGGCAACCCCATTCTTACAGGCATTTTGAATTTGTTCTTCCGTTCGGGGCTTTCTGACGCGCATTGCGGACTCAGGGCGTTCACCAAAGATGCTTTTTTCAAGATGCAACTTGAATCCCAAGGAATGGAATTTGCGAGCGAAATGGTGGTCAAGGCTGCCATTCTGAATCTGAAGCGCACGGAAATCCCCACGACCTTGCACAAGGATGGTCGGGATCGCCCGCCACATCTCCAACCATGGCGAGACGGCTGGCGCCACCTGAAATTCCTGTTGGTCTACAGCCCGCTATGGCTTTTCTTTATACCGGCACTGCTTTCCCTGCTCGTCGGCGGCGGAATCATTGCCCTGCTCCTCTCCACCCCCGGAGACGCCTTGGCGCAATTTGCAGGACTCCAACTGGGAGATCACTGGCTGCCCATTGCATCAGCCATTCTCATCGTAGGCTACCAGTTCTTTCTATTGGGCGTTGTTTCCTGCGAGTTGCACGCATCACAAGAATTCGTTTCAAAACGGTTGCCGTGGTACATAAAAAAAATGCATGCGATACTCTCGGTGAACAACCTTTTTATCATAGGCGGAAGTCTACTTGGAATCGGCACGCTGCTCTTTTTATATGTTCTCATCCTGTGGGCCGGGGAAGGCTTTGGAGGACTCAGGGCCATGCGTCCCCTCATGTTGTCGACGACGGCACTGATCTGCGGTTCCTTTACGTTTTTCGTCGGATTTCTGTTCGCTTCCGTAGAAAGCGATGCCAGTCCCTGCGCCGTACGCAAGACGGACTCCCAGTAA
- a CDS encoding lysylphosphatidylglycerol synthase transmembrane domain-containing protein: protein MISLKKATVSAASLAAGVGLIATLLHKTGVDATMLAETLRRTDMFWASAVLLSTFLNLWLSAYKWKRVLRRLGERKRIPYMAYTSLGAVLGNFVPAQIAISTARGLGAKLGQRVSATKALGSSMLDQMYDLLPPICAFFLAIPIMHGSLDFTSGTLIFIGILAIAFVTLSLFQKRLIDIVVVTLYRLRSITHRFRKKDGAPSLTQVDSTQLNLREGLSLSALTFLRYANLFLRVYLVTLAVGIPLDLHVLFWAFPVVQLSMLVGITPGGAGIMEAGWIGVLSLFHVPTDASLLVALSLRLLALGCQIIIASSAWILLFSKKRRQHEMPPHPPLQRTKD, encoded by the coding sequence GTGATCTCGCTGAAAAAAGCAACCGTAAGCGCTGCCTCTCTGGCGGCTGGAGTCGGGCTGATTGCGACCCTGCTTCACAAAACCGGGGTCGACGCAACAATGCTCGCGGAGACATTGAGGCGAACGGACATGTTCTGGGCTTCCGCCGTTCTGCTTTCCACCTTTCTGAATCTGTGGCTTTCAGCATACAAATGGAAACGGGTTTTACGCCGTCTTGGTGAAAGAAAACGCATTCCCTACATGGCGTATACATCTCTTGGTGCCGTACTCGGCAACTTCGTGCCGGCGCAGATTGCCATCAGCACAGCCCGGGGACTCGGAGCAAAACTAGGGCAAAGAGTTTCAGCGACCAAAGCCCTTGGAAGTTCTATGCTCGATCAGATGTACGACCTGCTCCCACCAATATGCGCTTTTTTCCTCGCCATCCCCATCATGCACGGCTCCCTTGACTTCACTAGCGGCACATTGATTTTCATAGGTATACTGGCCATCGCATTCGTGACTTTAAGCCTGTTTCAGAAACGCCTGATCGACATCGTTGTGGTCACCCTGTACAGGCTCAGGTCCATTACACATCGATTCCGAAAAAAAGACGGTGCCCCCAGCCTGACGCAAGTGGACTCAACACAATTAAACTTGCGCGAAGGATTGTCGTTGTCCGCGCTGACTTTTTTACGCTATGCCAATCTCTTTCTTCGGGTATATCTGGTCACCCTTGCCGTAGGAATCCCTTTGGATTTACATGTCCTTTTCTGGGCCTTTCCGGTTGTTCAGCTATCCATGCTCGTCGGGATCACCCCCGGTGGCGCAGGAATCATGGAGGCCGGCTGGATCGGCGTATTGTCGCTTTTCCACGTTCCGACAGACGCGTCACTTCTTGTCGCGCTGTCACTTCGGCTACTGGCCTTGGGCTGCCAAATCATAATCGCCAGCTCCGCCTGGATTCTTTTATTCAGCAAAAAACGAAGGCAACACGAAATGCCGCCCCATCCCCCTCTTCAACGCACCAAAGACTAG
- a CDS encoding sulfotransferase has translation MPTPTFLYVGSAKCASTWMWRVFDEHPEIFVTTSKELMFFNDYYERGTDWYLSHFENGKEYACRGELSHDYFLKSIYAERIHKDFPDVKILCCLREPMSLLRSYYKYDRRIFKRFSKHEHANMDFIDFAKSENVNNYVDYYSNLTPFYELFPRNKIHVMFYEDLVNTPMEFYTSMLEFLQVSPSHVVPSAHKIINPAMTPRNALLSSLATWVADMLRRHKLESILGILKANILLEKLFFSSKKPPIDLAIDETSPEYMHLYREFHKYDDKLSSLIGKNLPKEWSEPAN, from the coding sequence ATGCCCACACCAACCTTTCTCTATGTCGGTTCAGCAAAATGCGCCTCCACCTGGATGTGGCGAGTCTTTGACGAGCATCCGGAAATATTCGTGACGACGTCAAAAGAACTCATGTTTTTCAACGACTACTACGAGCGGGGAACAGACTGGTATCTATCCCACTTTGAAAACGGGAAAGAATATGCTTGCCGAGGGGAACTGTCCCACGACTATTTCCTGAAATCGATATATGCAGAAAGAATCCACAAGGATTTTCCGGACGTCAAAATACTCTGCTGCCTACGCGAACCCATGTCCTTGTTACGCTCATACTACAAGTATGATCGTCGAATATTCAAACGATTCTCAAAACATGAACACGCCAACATGGACTTCATTGATTTTGCAAAATCAGAAAACGTCAACAACTACGTCGATTACTATTCAAACTTGACGCCATTTTATGAACTGTTTCCGCGCAACAAGATTCATGTGATGTTCTATGAAGATCTCGTAAATACCCCAATGGAATTCTACACATCAATGTTGGAATTTCTACAAGTTTCCCCTTCGCACGTGGTTCCCAGCGCCCACAAAATCATTAACCCCGCAATGACTCCAAGAAATGCCCTGTTGTCATCATTGGCCACATGGGTCGCAGACATGCTCCGACGACACAAACTGGAATCCATTCTTGGAATACTCAAGGCCAATATATTACTTGAAAAGCTTTTCTTCTCCTCAAAAAAGCCACCTATTGACCTCGCCATTGATGAAACGTCTCCCGAATACATGCATCTTTACAGGGAATTTCATAAATATGACGACAAGCTCTCTTCGCTCATTGGGAAAAATCTTCCCAAGGAATGGAGCGAACCAGCAAATTAA